In the Oreochromis aureus strain Israel breed Guangdong linkage group 14, ZZ_aureus, whole genome shotgun sequence genome, one interval contains:
- the si:ch211-11n16.2 gene encoding zinc finger FYVE domain-containing protein 1, with protein MSDILMKEMDSLSISPLKPEDRPDDGGRSFLLVDEQENLQVRDEAEFVERLGCADVAGVKVLSIFGNTGDGKSHTLNHVLFDGETVFYTSKSPSSCTVGVWAAYNPTLSLIALDTEGLLGAAANQNQRMRLLLKVLAVSDIVVYRTRAERLHNDMFQFLSSASGAYLKHFTPELRALSTRCGLDVPLSSLGPAVIIFQETTHTQLLGQDSKMAGYADTLLQKRFHDLGLGTEAFSSVQYIGTQTITPPTNYSGLLEAIKQQVKNTHTRSPRQPAIVFHALEALSERFCGELSDEKMTLYSFFPDEYFTCSALCLSCNIRCKNGMNHLRDRVPHMADGLCQYAHQYNNKVLICKRCYEAGREVIVVPKTSASSDNPWFGLAKYAWSGYVLECASCGVIYRSRQYWMGNQDPESGVVRSEVKHVWEGSDTFLTSHQNAAQRVLDGMNYVIQSVSEYGTGPTKAVTGWITDQVAPPYWRPNTEITACHGCQKEFKEAERKHHCRSCGEGFCHPCSSHRMPVPERGWGSSPVRVCEACYRQGGPPDTNSQVCKVEPRGLIARRVTEVAQSTLDMVTTAVDYPLCFVKDVARPDYWVPDQDITKCNQCSKPFTPAMSKHHCRACGQGVCGPCSTHNKPVPSRGWDHPVRVCDSCHARTDSL; from the exons ATGTCCGATATACTGATGAAAGAAATGGATAGTTTGTCGATCAGTCCATTGAAGCCAGAGGACCGACCCGACGACGGCGGCCGGAGCTTCCTGCTCGTGGACGAGCAAGAAAACCTGCAG GTCCGGGATGAGGCCGAGTTCGTGGAGCGACTTGGCTGTGCTGACGTAGCGGGCGTCAAGGTCCTCTCCATCTTTGGAAACACCGGTGATGGCAAGTCTCACACGCTCAACCACGTCCTATTTGATGGCGAGACTGTTTTCTACACCTCCAAGTCCCCCAGCTCCTGTACTGTGGGAGTTTGGGCTGCTTACAACCCCACTCTCAGCCTCATTGCGCTGGATACAGAGGGCCTCTTGGGAGCCGCAGCCAATCAGAACCAGAGAATGCGGCTGCTGCTGAAG GTGCTGGCAGTGTCGGATATAGTGGTGTATCGCACACGGGCAGAGCGTCTTCACAATGACATGTTCCAGTTCCTGAGTAGTGCCTCAGGGGCATACCTGAAGCATTTCACCCCAGAGCTAAGGGCCCTGTCCACCCGCTGTGGTCTGGATGTACCCCTGTCCTCTCTGGGGCCTGCAGTCATCATCTTCCAGGAAACAACACACACGCAACTCCTGGGCCAAG ACTCAAAGATGGCTGGCTATGCAGACACACTCCTCCAGAAGCGTTTTCATGACCTGGGTTTGGGGACAGAGGCCTTCAGCTCAGTGCAGTACATAGGCACTCAGACGATCACGCCGCCCACGAACTATAGCGGGCTGCTAGAGGCCATCAAGCAGCAAGTGAAGAACACTCATACCCGGTCCCCCCGCCAGCCTGCAATAGTGTTTCACGCACTAGAA GCTCTGAGTGAACGTTTCTGTGGAGAACTATCAGATGAAAAGATGACACTGTACTCCTTCTTCCCAGATGAATACTTCACCTGCTCAGCTCTCTGTCTCAGCTGCAA CATTCGCTGTAAAAATGGAATGAACCACCTGAGAGACAGAGTTCCCCACATGGCAGATGGACTCTGCCAGTATGCACACCAGTACAACAACAAGGTCCTCATCTGTAAG AGGTGCTATGAAGCTGGCAGAGAGGTGATTGTTGTGCCCAAAACATCAGCTTCGTCTGATAATCCCTGGTTTGGACTGGCCAAGTACGCCTGGTCAGG ATATGTGTTGGAGTGTGCTAGCTGTGGGGTAATCTACCGCAGCAGACAGTACTGGATGGGAAACCAGGACCCAGAGAGTGGTGTGGTGCGATCAGAGGTCAAGCACGTCTGGGAGGGT TCTGACACTTTTCTGACCAGCCACCAAAATGCTGCCCAGAGGGTCTTGGATGGGATGAACTATGTGATTCAGTCAGTGTCAGAGTACGGCACTGGCCCCACCAAAGCCGTCACTGGCTGGATTACTGACCAGGTGGCACCTCCATACTGGAGACCTAATACAGAGATCACT GCCTGTCATGGATGTCAGAAGGAGTTCAAGGAGGCTGAAAGGAAGCATCACTGTCGTTCATGTGGGGAGGGTTTCTGCCATCCTTGTTCCAGCCACAGGATGCCGGTGCCAGAGAggggctggggcagcagtcctGTCAGGGTGTGTGAGGCCTGCTACCGCCAGGGAGGTCCTCCTGACACCAACAGCCAGG TCTGTAAGGTGGAGCCTCGTGGTCTGATAGCTCGCAGGGTGACGGAGGTGGCACAGTCGACACTGGACATGGTCACCACAGCTGTGGACTACCCTCTCT GTTTCGTGAAGGATGTGGCTCGGCCAGACTACTGGGTGCCAGACCAGGACATCACCAAGTGCAACCAGTGCTCCAAACCTTTCACTCCAGCCATGTCGAAGCACCACTGCAGGGCCTGTGGGCAGGGCGTGTGCGGGCCCTGCTCCACACACAACAAGCCCGTGCCCTCTCGAGGTTGGGACCACCCGGTCAGAGTGTGTGACAGCTGTCACGCCCGCACGGACAGCCTGTGA